One window of Chryseobacterium indologenes genomic DNA carries:
- a CDS encoding patatin-like phospholipase family protein — MKKILIFFAIVFSLIIKSQQKNDSLNIALQNVTKDTKFGLALSGGGAKGFAHIGILKMIDSLGIKVDYITGTSMGGILGGLYAMGYNADQLKHTIYKMDWNRILSNKIPYSKVNISEKDEYDKYILEFPVVKGFPTLPSSYIEGQYMGEVLNTLTFNAKHINDFSKLRIPVQLTSSDIENGGLVMQKQGSLPLAIRATLAIPAAFAPVYIDGKLLVDGGLDRNYPANEVREMGADFVIGGYTGFRLFTKKEIENPMKMIYQTHAIRSVEDFKHQKELSNVLVDFVDPLGEITTKDFAKFRRIIKIGEVEARKHLPEFVALAEAQRKAGIQYEHQMIEEVKLPTTKFTFNEEDGTPISDAAEIEVLKKQMGLTEGKYYDAKTVNEAIDRVFGMRQYVKVYYTYTNENDGLVMNVFVKRAKKGAFKLALHYDTEQSVGIIVNYTYRNILLNRSRFLATVDISERFKAKLAYQQFLDSGERLWLDLEAKMINLKSNDLNFRLYDVNDDGSDRFPNHMYRNITGKIALNYNINPNAYLSLGTEFSTERMYSLLDKVDQSKVDNYSKKLYNHSNFNTFLKFEQNSLNKRYFTTKGNHLQVSTRFYYGDQYELYDLNTVQPLLYLILNPKDSYYYEPKNLISFTLNENFFYPITRRLTVKANVFLGASFGSKRDDQVPYLFLNQKYNLGGSEYNYDLLSPEFNGLRQKELPMTSVAKTAISLQYRIMKKLYLTPSFSYGKVSEELSPFNESFDMFGYGVNLGYESLIGPISINVSRNSQLDFSRIYFSVGFKF; from the coding sequence ATGAAAAAGATCCTGATATTTTTTGCCATCGTTTTCTCTCTTATTATCAAATCTCAGCAAAAGAATGATTCTCTGAATATTGCTCTTCAGAATGTGACCAAAGACACTAAATTTGGCCTTGCTCTCAGTGGCGGCGGTGCAAAGGGGTTCGCACACATTGGGATTCTTAAGATGATTGATTCATTGGGGATCAAGGTAGATTATATCACAGGAACCAGTATGGGTGGGATTCTGGGCGGTTTGTATGCGATGGGGTACAATGCAGACCAGCTGAAGCATACGATCTATAAAATGGACTGGAACAGAATCCTGAGTAATAAAATTCCTTACAGCAAAGTCAATATCAGTGAAAAAGACGAATATGACAAATATATTCTTGAATTTCCCGTAGTTAAAGGATTTCCGACTCTCCCAAGCTCGTATATTGAAGGGCAGTATATGGGAGAAGTTCTTAATACACTTACTTTCAATGCAAAACATATCAATGATTTCAGCAAATTGAGAATTCCTGTTCAGCTTACTTCTTCCGATATCGAAAACGGAGGGCTGGTGATGCAAAAGCAAGGTTCTTTACCGCTGGCTATTCGTGCTACATTGGCAATTCCTGCAGCTTTTGCGCCTGTTTATATTGATGGAAAGCTTTTGGTAGATGGTGGATTGGATCGTAATTATCCAGCCAATGAAGTTCGGGAGATGGGAGCCGATTTTGTGATCGGAGGATATACGGGCTTCAGACTTTTTACCAAAAAAGAAATTGAAAATCCGATGAAGATGATTTATCAGACTCATGCGATCCGTTCGGTAGAGGATTTTAAACATCAGAAGGAGCTGTCTAACGTATTGGTAGACTTTGTAGATCCGTTGGGTGAGATTACAACGAAGGATTTTGCCAAATTCAGGAGGATCATCAAAATTGGAGAGGTGGAAGCCAGAAAACACCTTCCTGAGTTTGTAGCCCTGGCAGAAGCTCAGCGAAAGGCCGGAATCCAATATGAACATCAGATGATTGAAGAAGTGAAACTTCCTACTACGAAATTCACGTTTAATGAAGAAGATGGAACTCCTATTAGCGATGCAGCAGAAATTGAGGTGCTTAAAAAGCAAATGGGACTGACTGAAGGGAAGTATTACGATGCAAAAACAGTAAACGAAGCAATAGACAGGGTATTCGGAATGCGCCAGTATGTAAAGGTATATTACACGTACACCAATGAAAATGATGGTCTTGTGATGAATGTTTTTGTGAAAAGAGCAAAAAAAGGGGCTTTTAAACTGGCTCTGCACTACGATACAGAACAGTCGGTTGGGATTATTGTTAATTATACCTACAGGAATATTCTCCTGAACAGGTCCAGATTTTTAGCAACCGTGGATATTTCAGAACGTTTTAAAGCTAAACTGGCTTATCAGCAGTTTCTGGACAGCGGAGAGCGTTTGTGGCTGGATCTGGAAGCCAAGATGATTAATCTTAAAAGTAATGACCTGAACTTCAGGTTGTATGATGTAAATGATGATGGCAGTGACCGTTTTCCAAACCATATGTACCGTAATATAACAGGAAAGATTGCGCTGAACTATAATATTAATCCTAATGCTTATCTGTCATTGGGAACAGAATTCAGTACGGAAAGAATGTATAGTTTACTGGATAAAGTGGATCAGTCAAAAGTGGATAATTACAGTAAAAAATTATATAACCACAGTAATTTCAACACATTCCTGAAGTTTGAACAGAACAGTCTCAACAAAAGATACTTTACCACAAAAGGGAATCATCTTCAGGTGAGTACAAGATTTTATTACGGAGATCAGTATGAACTTTACGATCTGAATACCGTGCAGCCTCTTCTGTATCTGATACTAAATCCTAAAGATTCCTATTATTACGAACCTAAAAACCTTATTTCATTTACTTTGAATGAGAATTTTTTCTATCCGATTACAAGAAGACTCACAGTTAAAGCGAATGTGTTTTTGGGCGCAAGTTTTGGATCAAAGAGGGACGATCAGGTTCCTTATCTATTCCTGAATCAGAAATATAACCTGGGAGGAAGTGAATATAATTATGACCTCTTGAGTCCTGAATTCAATGGTCTTCGTCAGAAAGAACTTCCTATGACTTCTGTTGCCAAAACAGCAATATCACTTCAGTACAGGATTATGAAAAAGCTCTATCTTACTCCTTCGTTCAGCTATGGAAAAGTGAGTGAAGAACTTTCTCCGTTTAATGAAAGTTTTGATATGTTCGGGTATGGAGTAAACCTTGGATATGAATCTCTCATCGGCCCTATAAGTATCAATGTTTCCAGAAACAGTCAACTTGATTTTTCAAGAATCTATTTCAGCGTTGGTTTTAAGTTTTAA
- a CDS encoding T9SS type A sorting domain-containing protein, which produces MRKITTFLLGLTAPFYFAQQAGDVVSAEQKLDLTPQGVINFISNNLGDQDAPEFANYLNSFNVGLKGYKITYYTKNENNVLVKATGLLMYPNVPFKLSTVVSDHGTTDSRNNVPSNFKGALTAGFVVELSYVLNGYILMAPDYVGMGTGDGVHPYVDYATEAGATIDFITAANKVLSQQGIKRYDEYFLAGYSQGAHAAMSTLKRLSISNPNNIKFKYAYMGDGPYDFSGVTLNKGVLEKDIYPFTSFLANVLHTCNNTGYKTYNNNISEVISAEYLDKYNYHVVQDNGGLLWGPVIWRKLFTANFVNDVTNNPNNKLRQCMKPKDVYDWYNKTPMTLGHSTVDLAIPPENTSKTIDVQRGYYAWWDLNKYKLDSFYWGPLGHVGGILPFTLASNAKFNTLRSGGLLNEWAIAGSIFGKQSAEKTSEKPVLLSSQIKPDLGNMQLVEITDFNKEKAQSRTASEQNLSTLKDGVYLLKVSENNENKIIPYIKNTPKEVPENEIIQSANSSVLQLKVNQDELTAVNVFDENKTLIKSISQKQYRENGGINVQDLENKNYTFEVVTPYYNLQFSKAIGGTLSSENNADIFTQKQQIIAKAGNDIKNISIYSISGALIVQQEVNRPQFESRNLEPGIYLVQVTLSNGKVINKKVKL; this is translated from the coding sequence ATGAGAAAAATCACAACTTTTTTACTAGGTCTTACCGCTCCATTCTACTTTGCACAGCAGGCTGGAGATGTCGTAAGCGCAGAACAGAAACTGGATTTAACGCCACAGGGAGTCATCAATTTTATCTCCAATAATCTTGGCGATCAGGATGCTCCGGAATTTGCCAACTACCTGAACAGCTTTAATGTGGGTCTAAAAGGCTACAAGATCACTTATTACACCAAAAATGAAAACAACGTTCTTGTAAAAGCTACCGGATTACTCATGTATCCTAACGTACCTTTTAAGCTTTCAACAGTAGTTTCTGACCACGGAACAACAGATAGCAGGAATAACGTTCCGTCTAATTTCAAGGGAGCATTAACAGCAGGATTTGTTGTTGAATTATCTTACGTACTGAATGGCTATATTTTGATGGCTCCTGATTATGTAGGAATGGGAACCGGAGACGGGGTTCATCCTTATGTTGATTACGCTACCGAAGCCGGAGCTACCATCGATTTTATTACTGCTGCCAATAAAGTCCTCTCACAACAGGGTATTAAACGGTATGACGAATACTTTTTAGCCGGATATTCCCAGGGAGCCCATGCCGCGATGTCTACTCTAAAAAGATTAAGCATATCGAATCCCAATAATATCAAATTCAAATATGCTTATATGGGCGACGGACCTTATGATTTCTCGGGAGTGACTTTAAATAAAGGTGTTCTTGAAAAAGATATTTATCCGTTTACCTCATTTCTGGCCAATGTTCTTCATACCTGCAACAATACGGGATACAAAACATATAATAACAACATTTCGGAAGTCATTTCTGCAGAATATCTTGATAAATATAACTATCACGTTGTTCAGGATAATGGCGGACTTTTATGGGGTCCGGTGATATGGAGAAAACTCTTTACAGCCAACTTCGTGAATGATGTTACCAACAATCCCAATAACAAGCTCAGACAGTGCATGAAACCAAAGGATGTGTACGACTGGTACAACAAAACACCAATGACATTAGGTCATTCTACGGTTGATTTGGCTATTCCACCTGAAAATACTTCTAAAACTATTGATGTTCAACGTGGTTATTATGCATGGTGGGATTTAAATAAGTATAAATTAGATTCATTTTACTGGGGACCGCTTGGGCATGTAGGGGGAATTCTTCCTTTCACTTTGGCTTCAAATGCTAAATTCAATACGTTGAGAAGCGGCGGTCTTCTTAATGAATGGGCAATTGCAGGATCTATTTTTGGCAAACAGTCAGCTGAAAAAACATCTGAAAAACCGGTTCTTCTATCCTCACAAATAAAACCGGATCTGGGCAATATGCAGTTGGTTGAAATAACAGATTTTAATAAGGAAAAAGCTCAGAGCAGAACAGCCAGTGAACAAAATTTATCCACTTTAAAAGACGGAGTTTATTTATTAAAAGTATCGGAAAACAATGAAAATAAAATAATTCCATACATCAAAAACACACCTAAAGAAGTTCCTGAAAACGAAATCATACAGTCTGCCAACTCTTCGGTTTTGCAATTAAAAGTTAATCAGGATGAACTTACTGCAGTAAACGTTTTTGATGAAAATAAAACACTGATCAAAAGTATTTCTCAGAAACAATACCGTGAAAATGGAGGAATCAATGTACAGGATCTGGAAAATAAAAACTATACGTTTGAAGTGGTAACTCCATATTACAATCTTCAGTTCAGTAAAGCAATTGGAGGTACACTTTCTTCTGAAAACAATGCCGATATTTTCACTCAAAAGCAGCAAATTATTGCAAAAGCCGGCAATGATATCAAAAACATCAGTATTTACAGTATTTCCGGTGCTCTGATCGTTCAGCAGGAAGTTAACAGACCACAGTTTGAATCCCGAAACTTAGAACCTGGAATTTATCTGGTACAGGTTACGCTTTCTAATGGTAAAGTCATTAATAAAAAAGTAAAACTTTAG
- a CDS encoding acyl-CoA dehydrogenase family protein: MSYYPLTSIPDYYGIDALLTEEHKLIRQSVRDWVESFVMPQIDQAAQNHTDIPNLMRELGKIGALGPYIPVEYGGSGLDQISYGLIMQELERGDSAVRSAASVQSSLVMFPINEFGSEEQKMKYLPKLAAGEMIGSFGLTEPNHGSDPGSMETYFKDMGDHYLLNGAKMWITNSPLCDIAVVWAKNEEGKVQGLIVERGMEGFTTPETHNKWSLRASKTGELVFNDVKVPKENLLPGVTGLKGPLSCLNSARYGISWGVIGAAIDCHCTAVQYAKERKQFGKPIGSYQLQQKKLAEFLTEITKAQLLCLQLGNLKNAHKATPAQISMAKRNNVNMAIEIARESRQILGGMGIMGEFPMMRHAANLESVITYEGTHDVHLLITGLDITGINAF, encoded by the coding sequence ATGTCATATTATCCTCTTACAAGCATCCCTGATTATTATGGAATTGATGCTTTACTTACTGAAGAACACAAACTAATCCGCCAATCTGTAAGAGACTGGGTTGAAAGTTTTGTAATGCCGCAGATAGATCAGGCCGCTCAAAATCATACTGATATACCTAATCTTATGAGAGAATTAGGGAAAATCGGGGCATTGGGACCTTATATCCCGGTTGAGTATGGCGGTTCAGGATTAGACCAGATTTCTTATGGTCTGATTATGCAGGAGTTGGAAAGAGGAGATTCTGCAGTACGTTCTGCAGCTTCGGTTCAGAGCTCTTTGGTGATGTTTCCTATCAATGAATTCGGTTCTGAGGAACAGAAAATGAAATATCTTCCTAAGCTTGCTGCCGGAGAAATGATCGGATCTTTTGGATTGACAGAGCCTAATCATGGTTCAGACCCGGGTTCTATGGAAACGTATTTTAAAGATATGGGAGATCATTATCTTTTGAATGGGGCTAAAATGTGGATCACCAACTCTCCTCTATGCGATATCGCTGTGGTATGGGCAAAAAATGAAGAAGGAAAAGTACAGGGACTCATCGTTGAAAGAGGAATGGAAGGTTTCACTACTCCTGAAACTCACAATAAATGGAGCTTAAGAGCTTCAAAAACCGGAGAATTGGTATTCAATGACGTAAAAGTACCAAAAGAAAACCTTCTTCCGGGAGTAACAGGACTGAAAGGACCTTTATCTTGTCTGAACTCTGCACGATATGGAATTTCATGGGGCGTAATCGGTGCTGCTATTGACTGCCACTGTACTGCTGTTCAGTATGCTAAGGAAAGAAAACAGTTTGGAAAACCAATCGGTTCTTACCAGCTTCAGCAGAAAAAACTGGCTGAATTCTTAACTGAAATTACAAAAGCTCAGTTATTATGTCTTCAGTTAGGAAATCTTAAAAATGCTCACAAAGCAACTCCTGCTCAGATTTCTATGGCTAAGCGTAATAACGTCAATATGGCTATTGAAATTGCCAGAGAATCCAGACAGATCCTTGGTGGTATGGGAATCATGGGTGAATTCCCAATGATGAGACATGCTGCTAACCTGGAATCTGTGATCACGTACGAAGGAACACATGATGTTCACTTGCTGATCACCGGATTAGACATTACAGGAATCAACGCTTTCTAA
- a CDS encoding NUDIX hydrolase — protein MKIKDTKSKETLRELIDTKDFVAHISVDCTIFGFHNNILKVLLLKYHDLDLWSLPGGFVFNDEDLREAAARVLFERTHLKDIFLKQFHTFGRIDRTENNVHQILLNNKGIEVPEDHWIFQRFITVGYCSLIDFSMANTFPDAFNESCEWFEVNNLPKMAFDHDRIIETGLEYLRMNINTEVAASNLLPEKFTMKDLQSLYETILGQKFRRNNFQRKILSLNILDRLEKLYDGSANKAPYLYKFKSKVHNSTNQYPISNDEEA, from the coding sequence ATGAAAATCAAAGACACAAAAAGTAAAGAAACACTTCGGGAACTTATCGATACCAAAGATTTTGTTGCCCATATCTCTGTGGACTGTACTATATTCGGCTTTCATAATAACATTTTGAAAGTTCTTCTTTTAAAGTATCACGATCTGGATTTATGGTCACTTCCGGGTGGTTTTGTTTTCAATGATGAAGATTTAAGAGAAGCTGCAGCAAGAGTTTTATTCGAAAGAACACACCTTAAAGATATATTTCTGAAACAATTTCATACATTTGGAAGAATAGACCGTACAGAAAATAATGTTCATCAGATTCTTCTTAACAATAAAGGAATTGAGGTACCAGAAGATCACTGGATTTTTCAAAGATTCATTACAGTAGGATATTGCAGCCTTATTGATTTTTCAATGGCCAACACTTTCCCTGATGCTTTCAATGAAAGCTGTGAATGGTTTGAGGTAAACAATCTTCCAAAAATGGCTTTTGATCACGACAGAATCATAGAAACAGGACTGGAATACCTGCGGATGAATATCAATACAGAAGTAGCAGCCAGCAATCTTCTTCCTGAAAAGTTCACGATGAAAGATCTTCAGTCTCTTTATGAAACCATTTTGGGACAAAAATTCAGAAGAAATAACTTCCAGCGTAAAATTTTGAGTTTAAATATTCTTGACAGGCTGGAAAAATTATATGATGGCTCGGCTAACAAAGCACCTTATCTGTATAAATTTAAAAGCAAGGTCCACAATTCTACCAATCAGTATCCTATATCCAATGATGAGGAGGCTTAA
- a CDS encoding MFS transporter: MIIKLSKISLPLKLTFLIFSMVLNCMGLIILQLSEEKITYGELGLLESFKDLPIAFISLFAVSFINKTGTKKALISALVIVGFCSCLLPFIEVFWFFKLWFAIIGACFAIGKICVFGIIRNNISDEKSLAKTMNSVEASFMIGIFVVNTCFGWVVSSEYSEYWKFCFLLIAFLSALTIFLLSKITISEAKPLENKSVFSELSGFVTPSIMLFLGVIFFIVFIEQGFNSWLPSFYKNHLKVNSFFALQATSFLAVFSYVGRTITANIIRRFSLPDYYLSCMAFIISLLVIIVGVQYFDSADSRVILFLFPVIGLFLSPLYPVINSKMIAQMDKEKVNLFTSLIVIFSSLGSSVSSIIMAVLFEKQLLNFYPLYILFFVIILFVTSLVFFNVTKRK, translated from the coding sequence ATGATCATCAAGCTTTCTAAAATTTCTCTTCCGTTAAAACTTACCTTTCTTATTTTTTCAATGGTTTTGAACTGTATGGGATTGATCATTCTGCAGTTATCTGAAGAGAAAATCACCTACGGAGAATTAGGTTTATTAGAATCTTTTAAAGACTTACCTATTGCCTTTATCTCCCTTTTTGCGGTAAGCTTTATCAACAAAACGGGAACAAAAAAAGCATTGATTTCAGCTTTGGTAATTGTTGGTTTCTGTTCTTGTCTGCTGCCATTTATTGAGGTTTTTTGGTTCTTCAAATTATGGTTTGCCATCATTGGAGCGTGTTTTGCAATTGGTAAAATCTGCGTCTTTGGAATTATCAGAAATAATATTTCGGATGAAAAATCACTGGCAAAGACAATGAACAGCGTAGAAGCTTCTTTTATGATCGGAATCTTTGTCGTGAATACCTGCTTTGGATGGGTGGTATCCAGTGAATACTCCGAATATTGGAAATTTTGTTTTTTATTGATCGCTTTCTTATCTGCATTAACGATATTCCTGTTATCAAAAATTACAATTTCTGAAGCCAAACCTTTGGAAAACAAAAGTGTATTCTCCGAGCTTTCGGGGTTTGTAACTCCTTCTATAATGCTATTCCTTGGGGTTATATTTTTTATCGTTTTTATAGAACAGGGATTCAACTCCTGGCTTCCGTCTTTTTATAAGAATCATCTGAAAGTCAATTCATTTTTTGCTCTTCAGGCTACCTCTTTTCTGGCAGTATTTTCTTATGTAGGAAGAACAATAACAGCCAATATTATCCGAAGATTTTCATTGCCAGACTACTATCTTTCATGTATGGCTTTCATTATTTCTTTATTGGTCATTATTGTAGGTGTACAGTATTTTGATTCAGCAGATTCAAGGGTAATTCTCTTCTTATTTCCTGTGATAGGGTTATTTTTGTCGCCGCTCTACCCTGTCATCAATTCAAAAATGATTGCACAGATGGATAAAGAAAAGGTAAACTTATTCACCTCTCTTATTGTTATTTTTTCTTCTCTGGGCAGCTCTGTAAGCTCAATTATTATGGCTGTTTTATTTGAAAAACAACTGTTAAACTTTTATCCATTATATATATTATTTTTCGTTATTATTCTTTTTGTTACCAGTTTAGTATTTTTTAACGTTACAAAAAGAAAATAG
- a CDS encoding SusC/RagA family TonB-linked outer membrane protein, whose amino-acid sequence MNVRISRSVGVVAVLYFTANFSAQTTKSKDTIAKENKIDEVVVIGYGTQKKSNVTGAIASIKASDIENAPTAGRPEQVLQGRAAGISVVSNSGQPGTAATVRVRGITSFGAGSNDPLWVVDGIVVDNIGWLNQSDIEGIEVLKDGASAAIYGVSAAKGVILITTKKGTRGKLGLSYNGFFGVGTVSKKLDLLNGSQYATIMNEAYLNDGLKPVLGDPSSYGTGTDWQKQIFNSAQRQSHEFSINGGNDKSTFYSSFGYYDQQGIVLRDISNYKRVNARLNSTHKVFDFLTIGQTFAYTHTRSQGVTDNGEFGGPLSSAINLDPLTPVVVTNGINNQPNFSDYINNPNYVRDPNGNPYGLSQFVSKEMSNPLAFRQTKLGGYKWSDDIIANVFAELKLNKHVTFKSSMNGKLSYWGEQVFTPTNYLSTANKNDINNLFRQTDKKFEWSTENTLTYQNKFGLHSLNVLLGQGYYEYNISSGQNIRFTNLPVNNWEDASFNFDIAQENKTGNAWDGKQTHKASYFARVVYDYDNKYLFTGTIRRDGSSKFGSNNHWGNFPAMSLGWNVSNENFWPENKVITTFKLRGGYGVLGNDAIDDFQFANFLVAGSNYTFGDNIIRVGYAPSTLENPNLKWERTSQFNIAADLKIFRNFDLSVDVYRKKSTDILRKVELPGYLGLINNPFRNIGDMNNDGVEVSLGYKKNWGDFGFSANGNFAYLKNEITRLEDNRPYVNFASFQTLGTVSRLQVGESYGSFYGYQNMGIFQNQAEIDAYKNANGGLIQPNAKPGDFKRLDANGDGVIDEKDYVNLGNSVPKYTFGLTINMNYKNFDLMVFAQGQAGNKIFQGLRRLDIQEANYQTAILDRWTGEGTSNTIARVTRNDDNQNYTRMSDYYLQKGDYLRLKLVQLGYTLSKDAAKTIGASKIRFYVTAENLATFTKYTGYDPEIAGTDTYGIDRAFYPQARTFLFGANVQF is encoded by the coding sequence ATGAATGTAAGAATATCAAGAAGCGTAGGAGTGGTTGCCGTCCTCTATTTTACGGCTAACTTCAGTGCCCAGACCACCAAGTCGAAGGACACAATTGCTAAAGAAAACAAAATAGACGAAGTTGTAGTGATTGGTTATGGTACTCAGAAGAAGAGTAATGTGACAGGAGCTATAGCGAGTATTAAAGCCAGCGATATTGAAAATGCTCCCACAGCAGGAAGACCAGAGCAAGTACTTCAGGGAAGAGCAGCAGGAATATCTGTTGTATCAAATTCGGGACAACCGGGAACCGCTGCAACAGTTCGTGTTCGTGGTATTACCAGTTTTGGAGCTGGAAGTAATGATCCTTTATGGGTGGTTGATGGAATTGTAGTTGATAATATAGGTTGGCTGAATCAGTCAGATATTGAAGGAATTGAAGTCCTTAAAGATGGGGCATCTGCTGCTATTTATGGAGTGTCTGCAGCCAAAGGAGTTATTCTGATCACTACAAAGAAAGGAACCAGAGGAAAATTAGGTCTTTCCTATAATGGGTTTTTTGGTGTCGGAACTGTTTCTAAAAAGCTGGACTTATTAAACGGATCACAATATGCAACCATTATGAATGAGGCGTATCTCAATGATGGTTTGAAACCGGTGCTTGGAGATCCTTCATCTTATGGCACAGGTACAGATTGGCAAAAACAAATATTTAACAGTGCGCAACGCCAGTCTCATGAATTCAGCATTAATGGAGGAAATGATAAATCTACTTTTTATTCATCTTTTGGATATTACGATCAGCAAGGTATTGTATTAAGAGATATCTCAAACTATAAAAGAGTAAATGCCAGATTAAACTCTACCCATAAAGTATTCGATTTTCTAACCATAGGTCAGACATTTGCCTATACTCACACAAGATCTCAGGGAGTTACTGACAATGGAGAGTTTGGAGGTCCGTTAAGTTCCGCAATAAATCTTGACCCTTTAACACCGGTAGTTGTAACCAACGGAATTAATAATCAGCCGAACTTTAGTGATTATATTAATAATCCAAACTATGTGAGAGATCCTAATGGGAATCCTTACGGACTTTCACAATTCGTAAGTAAAGAAATGTCCAATCCGCTGGCTTTCAGACAAACTAAGTTAGGAGGATATAAATGGTCTGACGATATTATTGCCAATGTATTTGCAGAACTGAAGCTAAATAAACATGTCACTTTTAAGTCAAGTATGAACGGGAAACTGTCGTATTGGGGGGAGCAGGTTTTCACTCCGACTAATTACCTGAGTACCGCTAATAAAAATGATATCAATAACTTATTCAGGCAAACTGATAAAAAGTTTGAGTGGAGTACTGAAAATACACTGACCTATCAAAATAAGTTTGGATTACATAGCTTAAATGTATTATTAGGACAAGGGTATTACGAATATAACATCTCTTCAGGGCAAAATATAAGATTTACCAATCTCCCTGTAAATAACTGGGAAGATGCATCTTTCAATTTTGATATCGCTCAGGAAAATAAAACAGGTAATGCCTGGGATGGAAAACAAACACATAAAGCTTCCTATTTTGCCAGAGTCGTTTATGATTATGACAACAAATACCTTTTTACAGGAACAATTCGTAGAGATGGGTCTTCAAAATTTGGAAGTAACAACCACTGGGGAAACTTCCCGGCAATGTCCTTAGGATGGAATGTGTCTAACGAAAACTTCTGGCCGGAAAATAAAGTGATTACCACATTTAAACTTAGAGGTGGATATGGAGTGCTGGGTAATGATGCAATTGATGATTTCCAGTTTGCTAATTTCTTAGTAGCCGGAAGTAACTATACATTTGGAGACAATATTATCCGTGTAGGTTATGCTCCAAGTACTCTTGAAAACCCAAATTTAAAATGGGAAAGAACATCACAATTCAATATTGCGGCAGATCTTAAAATTTTCAGAAACTTTGATCTTAGTGTAGATGTTTACAGGAAAAAAAGTACAGACATCTTGAGAAAAGTTGAGCTCCCTGGCTATTTGGGTTTAATTAATAATCCATTTAGAAATATTGGGGATATGAACAATGATGGGGTTGAAGTAAGCTTGGGATATAAAAAGAATTGGGGTGATTTTGGCTTTTCTGCGAATGGTAATTTTGCCTATTTAAAAAATGAAATTACAAGACTTGAAGATAACAGGCCTTATGTAAACTTTGCTTCTTTCCAAACACTGGGAACAGTTTCCAGATTACAGGTTGGTGAATCATATGGCTCTTTCTACGGATATCAAAACATGGGTATTTTTCAAAATCAGGCTGAAATTGATGCCTATAAAAATGCTAATGGAGGGTTGATTCAGCCTAATGCAAAGCCTGGAGATTTCAAGAGACTTGACGCAAATGGGGATGGAGTAATAGATGAGAAAGATTATGTAAATTTGGGTAATTCTGTTCCAAAATATACATTTGGTTTAACCATCAATATGAATTATAAAAATTTCGATTTGATGGTTTTTGCTCAGGGGCAGGCCGGGAATAAAATTTTCCAGGGGCTCAGAAGACTAGATATTCAGGAAGCTAATTATCAAACCGCTATTTTGGACCGTTGGACAGGTGAAGGAACATCTAATACTATAGCAAGAGTTACAAGAAATGATGATAATCAGAACTATACCAGAATGTCTGACTATTATCTTCAAAAAGGAGATTACTTACGTCTTAAACTTGTTCAGTTAGGATATACTCTGTCTAAAGATGCTGCAAAAACTATTGGTGCTTCAAAAATCAGATTCTATGTAACTGCAGAAAATCTTGCAACTTTTACAAAATATACAGGTTATGATCCTGAAATTGCAGGTACCGATACCTATGGAATAGATAGAGCCTTCTACCCACAGGCAAGAACTTTCCTTTTCGGAGCTAATGTCCAATTTTAA